The DNA region CTAATAAAAAGCGGTTAGTCTTTGGTTCGGTTTTGGAGTAACTTGAAGGGTGAAGTGATGATTTTTCCAAAAAAGTTTTTGATTGATTTCAACGGGCGAGAACGGAGACTAATCGCGGCGGCATAATCAGATTTTTTTGGGTATTCCGTTATAATCATCGGCGCGGCGATCGTTGTTGTCTGTAAAAGTTGATTTTTATAATTGGGGCCGACGATGGTTGATTTGTTGAATTGCCTTATTGCTAATTCTATGTTTGTTGCGTGAGTATTGAAAAAATGCTCGTGAAGATGATTATTGGAAGTTTGGAAAGTGGCAAAATAGGTGAGTTGTTGCGCAAGCGGTTGATTGAGAGTAGGATCGGTGTAAATCGACGAAGCAGTAGCTGAATTTGTGGAAGCGTTTACAATAAGAGGTAAAGCAAAGGAAATGATGATAACGGCTGATAACTTGCCCCTTCGCAACATAGTATCTTCCTCCTAGGTTGTGATGTGTTCGCACTATACTTCTATTTTAGCATAAAATTTGTATTTTGTGGTAGAAACAGGGGAGGAATGAAGCGTTGAGTATAGTCTGTACAGAAGTGATCGTAGATTTCCCCCATATTAATTGGGTCGATGAAAAATATGTGTTTCATCCCGATCCATTGGAGTTTGATTCGTTAGATGAATGGGCATTTATTAGGTGGGAGCCAATCAGATACTAGTGTTAGAGGGAGTTTATGACTGTGAAAATTAAGGAATACATAGCTACCTTTTTCCCCGGTTTAATCTTGAGGCCGAGTCTGTATCATCAATGGGACATAGGGATTCATTTTGAACTAGCGGCGGAAGGAATGTATCAGTTTACGGATGACGGCGAGCTAAACATGAATCGGTTTAGGTGTGTGTATACTCAGGCGATCTCGATTTTTAACGAACTTTTTGGGGAGAAGGACGAAGTCTATCTTGTTACCAATGTATACGCGAGCAAGAGCAGTAGAAAGAGGGGCCGTCCGAACATTTACGATCGTTTTGTGAAAAATAAAAGTCTTAAGTTTAATGTCATGCTTGAGAGTTTACCTTATGTATTTCCTGATGAAGACGATGCAAATCAATACTATACGTCTCGTTATTCATTAAAATGTCGTAAATATGATCTTGATTACAGACGAATCGCGCAGGCGGCTTGTAATGAGGATTTTCCATCGCTAAGACCGAGATTTTCGGCAAAATACTTTTTATATTATCCCGACGTATTTTTTGTTAATGCCACGAAAAATGTGATCTTGTTTATTTACGATGATCGAGGCTGTGAAGTGGTTGCAACGGAAAAAGAGCGCATTCGACCAATCTATGAAAAATATCGTGACTTAATTAGTGAGTATGATCGGGAGAGGGCTGAACGACTATTTGATGATGTTTAGGATCGGGCGGCTCTGGATGGGGGGATTCGTCTCTATATTAAATCCGACCGTCGATCGGAAACGAATCTCATTTGTGTGAGTTTGCGAAATAGCAGGAGAATCTCCGCTTAAATCCGATTCCCCAGATTCTGTTCCGAGTCGGTGGGGCCCCCCGCACCTCGGCCCCCGCGGCACCTATTGTTTGGATTAAATGAATTCACGCAGGGCCGTTTCGTCTTTGACGATTAAGCGTTTGTTGCCAATGGCGGTGATGAGCCCTAAGTCCTCAAACATCCTCAATTTTCGGCTAATTGTTTCTCGTGTGACCCCAGCGTAACTGGCGATTTCCTCACGGGATAAAGGGAGATCGATTTCAATCTCACCGTTTTTCCTTTTTCCAAATTTCTCACAGAACTGCAAAATGATCTGGACAATGCGGGCGCTTGGATCTTTGGTTGCTAAATTTTGGGCCAG from Ammoniphilus oxalaticus includes:
- a CDS encoding DUF3885 domain-containing protein; the protein is MKIKEYIATFFPGLILRPSLYHQWDIGIHFELAAEGMYQFTDDGELNMNRFRCVYTQAISIFNELFGEKDEVYLVTNVYASKSSRKRGRPNIYDRFVKNKSLKFNVMLESLPYVFPDEDDANQYYTSRYSLKCRKYDLDYRRIAQAACNEDFPSLRPRFSAKYFLYYPDVFFVNATKNVILFIYDDRGCEVVATEKERIRPIYEKYRDLISEYDRERAERLFDDV